Proteins co-encoded in one Nicotiana sylvestris chromosome 7, ASM39365v2, whole genome shotgun sequence genomic window:
- the LOC138873150 gene encoding uncharacterized protein, with protein sequence MMYEVECWPVKNSHIQKMKVTEMRMLTWMCGNTKMDKIRNDDIREKVRVAPIDDKMREARLRWFGHIQRRSPYAPVMRCERLVVEGMRRGRGQPKKYWGDVIRQDTVRLQIFEDMTLDRKMWRSSIRIVG encoded by the coding sequence ATGATGTACGAGGttgagtgttggcctgttaagaactcacatatccagaagatgaaagtaactgaaatgaggatgttgacgTGGATGTGCGGGAACACTAAGAtggacaagattaggaatgatgatattcgggagaaggtgcgcgtggctcccattgatgacaagatgcgggaagcgaggctcagatggttcggtcATATACAGAGGAGAAGCCCATATGCTCCGGTAATGAGGTGTGAGCGGCTAGTTGTGGAGGgcatgagaagaggtagagggcaacctaagaagtattggggagatgtgatcaggcaggacacggtgaggcttcagattttcgaggacatgacacttgataggaagatgtggaggtcgagtattaggatTGTAGGTTAG